Proteins co-encoded in one Bremerella sp. TYQ1 genomic window:
- a CDS encoding tetratricopeptide repeat protein, whose protein sequence is MRNFTDEPMDRPLHSTSLVGIALSLTILLIVGCSRSSDMAQPSGDKPEAVAIPHRFQAPEDVRPMAQLAAHLQISDAHENIITNPHTPPKRLPPVMGEKTPADPTPLETIRFPLKIEKSTPSEQSLQLEPPAPSAPPKMAAPQSLKTTPEITPAPVQKQVARSRKPSETETPLALNAPKIELPSEPPKRQPVAPQREIPPSQVVPNFLSGNPQPKQPSPPAVELPREPAGPPSKFVSLAPAQPALEGTLNPAKQEIVNLPGPPMNVGPTMPRMVPMTPAFVPSTPQSATVDHAMIAVRERMATLVDHGLVLAQRGAYYSARAEFIQALRLATQTLDTAEKSHRHSDALAEAIAALEEAGEFIPSGARLEANVDLNLVVDAHRTTVLKGKNLEYETALTAAQAYFSHAQTKLTEACGGMPETGRALVGLGRIQEYLYNTTGDNRTLIGPRSIALFQTALAIDEKNYEAANELGVLLARYGQLEDAKQALLQGVKASPRPELWQNLASVHEKLGETEMARRASVEAHAAREFAQLNGGLEAVRWVSPEQMAEHGKGDTGLKQAARSTASQPIANRTRTSTR, encoded by the coding sequence ATGCGAAACTTCACGGATGAACCGATGGATCGACCTCTGCACTCCACAAGCCTGGTTGGGATTGCGCTGAGTTTGACGATACTGCTGATCGTCGGCTGCTCGCGTAGCTCTGATATGGCCCAACCCTCTGGTGATAAGCCGGAAGCGGTTGCCATACCCCACCGCTTTCAAGCGCCTGAAGATGTTCGCCCGATGGCGCAGTTGGCTGCCCACCTTCAAATCAGCGACGCACACGAAAACATCATCACCAACCCGCACACGCCACCAAAGCGTTTGCCACCGGTGATGGGCGAAAAGACACCTGCGGACCCTACCCCTCTGGAAACGATTCGCTTCCCGCTGAAAATCGAAAAATCGACACCGTCGGAACAATCGTTACAGCTGGAACCACCAGCACCTTCGGCGCCACCGAAAATGGCAGCACCTCAGTCCCTGAAAACGACTCCGGAAATTACTCCGGCTCCTGTGCAGAAACAGGTGGCACGTTCACGCAAACCGAGCGAGACAGAAACTCCCCTGGCGCTCAACGCGCCCAAGATCGAGTTGCCTTCCGAACCACCCAAGCGACAGCCAGTTGCTCCCCAGCGTGAAATCCCACCATCTCAAGTCGTTCCAAATTTCCTGAGCGGCAACCCACAGCCCAAACAGCCATCACCACCTGCGGTAGAGCTTCCGCGTGAACCGGCCGGACCTCCTTCCAAGTTTGTTAGTCTGGCCCCGGCTCAGCCCGCGTTGGAAGGCACTTTAAATCCTGCCAAGCAAGAGATTGTCAACTTGCCAGGCCCTCCGATGAATGTCGGACCTACGATGCCGCGAATGGTTCCCATGACGCCCGCCTTCGTGCCGAGCACGCCCCAGTCGGCCACGGTCGACCACGCGATGATTGCCGTGCGTGAACGAATGGCAACATTGGTCGATCATGGCTTGGTGCTTGCCCAGCGAGGTGCATACTATTCGGCACGTGCCGAATTCATTCAGGCTCTACGCTTGGCCACGCAAACGCTCGACACTGCCGAAAAGTCGCACCGACACAGCGACGCCTTGGCCGAAGCCATTGCTGCGTTGGAAGAAGCTGGCGAGTTCATTCCTTCTGGAGCTCGCCTGGAAGCAAATGTTGACTTGAATCTTGTCGTCGATGCCCATCGCACGACCGTGCTGAAAGGGAAGAACCTGGAATATGAAACGGCGTTAACCGCTGCTCAAGCTTACTTCTCGCATGCTCAAACGAAGTTGACCGAAGCGTGTGGCGGTATGCCGGAAACAGGCCGAGCCCTCGTTGGCTTGGGACGCATTCAAGAGTACCTGTACAACACGACCGGCGACAACCGTACGCTGATTGGTCCTCGATCGATCGCGTTATTCCAAACAGCACTTGCCATTGATGAGAAGAACTATGAAGCCGCCAACGAGCTAGGCGTGCTGTTGGCTCGCTACGGTCAATTGGAAGATGCTAAGCAGGCCCTACTGCAAGGCGTAAAAGCTTCGCCACGTCCAGAACTGTGGCAAAACCTCGCTTCGGTTCACGAGAAGCTCGGCGAGACCGAGATGGCACGCCGAGCTTCCGTTGAAGCGCATGCGGCACGTGAGTTCGCTCAACTCAACGGTGGGCTCGAAGCGGTTCGCTGGGTTTCCCCAGAACAGATGGCGGAGCATGGCAAAGGGGACACCGGACTGAAACAAGCCGCACGCTCGACTGCCAGTCAGCCGATTGCCAACCGCACTCGCACAAGCACCCGATAG
- a CDS encoding diguanylate cyclase has protein sequence MDDDRLIRTLLREFLTREGYDVVVAESCMQALEILEEGKHQFKFLVTDWELPDGSGIDLIRHVRHVVCSHYMYIVMATSHGNRENLTQALNAGADDFLAKPIDRGELIARMRAGQRILDLETRLTHLANSDLLTGLPTRRVFESMVVKEWSRARRYRLPLSCVIFDIDYFKRINDVHGHAAGDEVLREVGRVFADSVRKSDIICRYGGEEFCAVLPETSIEQARQWAEILRQRIGEMDIILESAVVNVTASLGVAEVLAEMEDMDQLVEMADHCLLEAKSKGRNQVVSIDSLQNAIQSDASGQLDSVFSGAVSADAMTPVVSTVTPDSSVVEISQFFLNYRIPSAPVVDEDGALVGIVSEKDLMSVASRPNPHEITISEVMRKNLICYPPDIPLRVVWEFLNRVSIRTVLITDNNKALGVLSRQSILRWLANTAWKQNGLPSGTAHPSGHTTDRLENAAKLLAETSRQLTNDVEVRSEDEHAAMVIGTVSKMQDLMTDLLESVGTSSGAGAMGLSKAVRMNEF, from the coding sequence GTGGACGACGATAGGCTTATTCGCACACTGCTTCGCGAGTTTCTAACGCGTGAAGGATATGATGTGGTCGTTGCGGAAAGTTGTATGCAGGCCCTTGAGATCCTGGAAGAAGGGAAGCACCAGTTCAAGTTTCTCGTTACCGACTGGGAGTTGCCGGACGGTTCGGGCATTGATTTGATTCGGCACGTGCGACACGTAGTCTGCTCGCACTATATGTATATCGTGATGGCGACCTCGCATGGCAATCGAGAGAACCTGACTCAGGCTCTTAACGCGGGCGCCGATGATTTTCTGGCCAAGCCGATCGATCGAGGCGAACTGATCGCACGAATGCGTGCCGGCCAGCGAATCCTCGATCTGGAAACACGACTGACGCACCTCGCCAATAGCGATCTCCTGACCGGTTTGCCTACGCGTCGCGTCTTCGAGTCGATGGTCGTTAAAGAGTGGAGTCGAGCGAGACGCTATCGACTACCGTTGTCTTGTGTCATATTCGATATCGACTACTTCAAGCGGATCAACGATGTCCATGGACATGCCGCTGGGGATGAAGTACTTCGCGAAGTAGGACGCGTCTTTGCCGATTCAGTACGCAAGTCTGACATTATTTGTCGCTACGGTGGGGAAGAGTTCTGTGCGGTTCTGCCAGAGACTTCCATCGAACAAGCTCGGCAATGGGCCGAAATTCTGCGTCAGCGAATCGGGGAAATGGATATTATCCTCGAGTCTGCGGTGGTCAACGTTACCGCCAGTTTGGGCGTCGCGGAAGTGCTTGCCGAAATGGAAGACATGGATCAGTTGGTCGAAATGGCCGACCATTGTCTTTTGGAAGCAAAGTCAAAAGGTCGAAATCAGGTCGTATCGATCGACAGCCTGCAGAATGCCATTCAAAGCGACGCCTCGGGGCAACTCGATTCCGTCTTCAGCGGAGCGGTTTCCGCCGACGCGATGACACCGGTAGTGAGCACGGTGACGCCGGACTCGAGTGTCGTCGAGATCAGCCAGTTCTTTTTGAACTACCGCATTCCGTCTGCTCCAGTCGTCGATGAAGATGGCGCGTTGGTCGGGATCGTGTCGGAGAAAGATCTTATGTCGGTGGCCAGTCGGCCGAACCCGCACGAGATCACGATTTCGGAAGTGATGCGGAAGAACTTGATCTGCTATCCGCCAGACATTCCGCTACGGGTCGTTTGGGAATTCTTAAACCGCGTTTCGATTCGCACTGTTCTGATCACCGACAACAACAAAGCACTAGGCGTACTCAGCCGCCAAAGTATTTTGCGTTGGCTGGCCAACACCGCCTGGAAGCAAAACGGCCTTCCCAGCGGGACCGCGCATCCGTCTGGTCACACGACTGATCGGCTGGAAAACGCCGCCAAGTTGCTTGCCGAAACGTCGCGTCAGTTGACCAACGACGTCGAGGTGCGTTCCGAAGATGAACACGCTGCCATGGTGATCGGTACCGTGTCCAAGATGCAAGACCTGATGACCGATCTTCTGGAGTCGGTCGGGACGAGCAGCGGAGCAGGGGCCATGGGCCTAAGCAAAGCGGTCCGGATGAACGAGTTTTAA
- the prfB gene encoding peptide chain release factor 2 (programmed frameshift) — MEREFYDRAESIREQLLQLKDSLDYAAKQQQLKEIEAKMAAPDFWDNQEKAQETVGQMKSLKNLVEPLDECVAGIEDLDVMLEMAEEDESLAAEVPGTLEQLESTLEALALKALLDGPYDDCGAIVTINARDGGTDANDWAEMLLTMYGRWADQNDYSVELLDRTDNEEAGINNATFVVRGPMAYGYLKGETGMHRLVRISPFNSEGKRQTSFAAVDVSPEIPDSEEVDIDEEDVRVDTFRASGAGGQHVNKTDSAIRLTHVPTGIVVQCQQERSQHKNRAQAWKMLRSRLARVEEERRESEQAEKYKTQAKVGFGSQIRNYFLHPDQRVKDARTGYYMGSFHSVMNGEIQGFFDAYLRWRVGQDMPEN, encoded by the exons ATGGAACGCGAGTTTTACGATCGAGCCGAAAGCATTCGTGAGCAACTTCTACAGCTAAAGGACTCTCTT GACTACGCTGCGAAACAGCAGCAGTTGAAAGAGATCGAAGCGAAGATGGCTGCGCCGGACTTCTGGGACAATCAAGAGAAGGCCCAGGAAACTGTCGGCCAAATGAAGTCGCTTAAGAATCTGGTCGAACCGCTGGACGAATGCGTTGCGGGGATTGAAGACCTCGACGTCATGCTGGAAATGGCCGAGGAAGACGAATCGCTCGCCGCGGAAGTGCCTGGCACACTCGAGCAGTTAGAATCGACCCTGGAAGCATTGGCTTTGAAGGCTTTGCTCGACGGCCCTTACGACGACTGCGGCGCGATTGTCACGATCAATGCCCGTGATGGCGGGACCGACGCCAACGACTGGGCCGAGATGTTGTTGACGATGTATGGTCGTTGGGCAGACCAGAACGACTATAGCGTCGAGCTCCTCGATCGAACCGACAACGAAGAAGCAGGCATCAACAACGCAACGTTTGTCGTTCGCGGCCCGATGGCCTATGGCTACCTGAAAGGGGAGACGGGCATGCACCGTCTGGTGCGGATCAGCCCGTTCAACTCCGAAGGCAAACGCCAGACGAGCTTCGCCGCGGTCGACGTTTCGCCAGAAATTCCTGATAGCGAAGAAGTTGACATCGACGAAGAAGATGTCCGCGTCGACACGTTCCGTGCCAGTGGTGCCGGCGGTCAGCACGTGAACAAGACCGACAGTGCGATTCGCTTGACGCACGTACCGACCGGCATTGTGGTGCAGTGCCAACAGGAGCGAAGTCAGCACAAAAACCGGGCCCAGGCCTGGAAGATGCTTCGTTCGCGTTTAGCGCGTGTCGAAGAAGAACGTCGCGAAAGCGAACAAGCGGAGAAGTACAAAACGCAGGCCAAAGTTGGCTTCGGATCGCAGATTCGGAACTATTTCCTGCACCCTGATCAACGTGTGAAAGATGCCCGGACTGGCTACTACATGGGCAGCTTCCACAGTGTGATGAATGGCGAGATCCAAGGCTTCTTCGATGCCTATCTAAGATGGCGTGTCGGACAAGACATGCCTGAGAACTAA
- a CDS encoding RidA family protein: MSFDANLDALNVELPPAPKAMGLYKPAITVGNLVYLSGHGPLSTDGTLQLGKVGVDVDEAVGNAAARQTGLAMLATLKAHLGSLDKIKRLVKTFGMVNCKDGFTQQPAVINGFSELMKEVFGEDCGVAARSAIGVNALPAGMTVEVEAIFELKD; encoded by the coding sequence ATGAGCTTCGATGCCAACTTGGACGCTTTGAACGTTGAACTTCCGCCAGCCCCTAAGGCGATGGGCTTGTACAAGCCGGCCATCACTGTTGGCAATCTCGTTTACCTTTCCGGCCATGGCCCCTTGAGCACCGATGGCACGCTGCAGCTCGGTAAAGTGGGTGTCGATGTCGACGAAGCCGTAGGCAATGCCGCCGCTCGTCAAACCGGTTTGGCCATGCTGGCGACTTTGAAGGCTCACCTGGGCAGTCTCGACAAGATCAAACGTTTGGTGAAAACCTTCGGCATGGTCAATTGCAAAGATGGCTTCACCCAACAGCCTGCGGTCATCAATGGCTTCAGCGAACTGATGAAAGAAGTCTTCGGCGAAGATTGCGGTGTTGCTGCGCGAAGTGCCATCGGCGTGAACGCACTTCCGGCCGGGATGACGGTCGAAGTTGAAGCAATCTTCGAGCTGAAAGACTAA
- the hisI gene encoding phosphoribosyl-AMP cyclohydrolase produces the protein MTISLPREPDFEKAGGLVPAIAQDADNGQVLMMAWMNREAFQETLTTGKAVYFSRSRNKLWRKGEESGHQQQVHQILVDCDADTVLLKVDQKGAACHEGFRTCFFREVGQAETKIVEQRLVNPDDVYKK, from the coding sequence ATGACGATCTCCTTGCCTCGCGAGCCCGACTTTGAAAAGGCTGGCGGTCTGGTCCCTGCCATCGCTCAAGATGCCGACAACGGTCAGGTGCTGATGATGGCCTGGATGAACCGCGAGGCTTTCCAGGAAACGCTTACGACCGGCAAAGCGGTGTATTTCAGCCGCAGCCGCAACAAGCTTTGGCGAAAAGGGGAAGAAAGTGGCCATCAGCAGCAAGTCCACCAAATTCTGGTCGACTGCGACGCCGACACGGTGCTGCTGAAAGTGGATCAAAAAGGGGCCGCTTGCCACGAAGGGTTTCGCACTTGTTTCTTCCGCGAAGTCGGTCAGGCCGAAACCAAGATTGTTGAACAACGTCTGGTCAACCCAGACGACGTGTATAAGAAATAG
- a CDS encoding glycosyltransferase has translation MKKSLSIVIPVHNVQSIIVGEVDRLLEIVADLTNDFELMIVDDGSTDGTEEVLYEISCRYPQVRSRRYTPKQGKATAIDLGLAAAAGEVVMIQDMDRPLSTDDIHSLWAMHIDASLAAQPQPQKAIEPVKPLLPGDPQPLNQDLLAKLSSWGADISELESLTETIQPQAAQPQAKHEVVQAPAPKLKMPRFLRRIQEFATGE, from the coding sequence GTGAAAAAGTCTTTGAGTATTGTCATTCCGGTGCACAATGTTCAGTCGATCATTGTGGGGGAAGTGGATCGCCTTCTGGAAATCGTGGCCGATCTGACCAACGACTTCGAACTGATGATCGTCGACGACGGTTCCACCGATGGTACCGAAGAAGTGCTGTACGAAATCAGCTGCCGCTACCCTCAAGTCCGTTCGCGTCGTTACACGCCCAAGCAGGGAAAAGCGACCGCAATCGATCTCGGCCTGGCAGCTGCCGCTGGCGAAGTGGTCATGATTCAAGATATGGATCGCCCGCTTTCGACCGACGATATCCACTCGCTATGGGCAATGCACATCGATGCGTCGCTGGCCGCTCAGCCGCAACCGCAGAAAGCGATTGAGCCTGTTAAGCCGCTCTTGCCTGGCGATCCGCAGCCGCTAAATCAAGACTTGCTTGCGAAGCTGTCGAGTTGGGGTGCCGATATCAGCGAACTAGAATCGCTTACTGAAACAATTCAGCCCCAAGCGGCCCAGCCGCAAGCCAAACATGAAGTGGTCCAGGCCCCCGCTCCCAAGCTGAAAATGCCCCGTTTTCTCCGACGAATTCAAGAGTTCGCAACCGGCGAATAA
- a CDS encoding helix-turn-helix domain-containing protein encodes MATVPFSMDHAVYAYAPSEMGNKSPRKLHRIRELRKQQGVSLRTASRKLGMPASQVREEEKPDTDLLVSQLSQWADILDVPIADLLEEPQNNLSSPIRERAKLVRIMKTVKAISERTQEPNIGILAEVLTDQLVDLMPELADINAWNNVGQRRSLNDLGQIAERRISCDSIVGAMRD; translated from the coding sequence ATGGCAACGGTTCCATTCAGCATGGACCACGCGGTCTACGCGTACGCGCCTTCCGAGATGGGCAACAAGTCCCCTCGTAAGTTGCATCGCATCCGCGAGCTACGTAAACAACAGGGCGTTTCACTTCGCACCGCATCCCGGAAGTTAGGCATGCCGGCTTCTCAAGTGCGTGAAGAAGAAAAGCCTGACACGGACCTTTTGGTCTCGCAACTCTCGCAATGGGCCGACATCCTCGATGTGCCCATCGCCGACCTTCTGGAAGAACCCCAGAACAATCTTTCGTCCCCGATTCGTGAGCGTGCCAAGCTGGTCCGCATCATGAAAACGGTCAAAGCCATTTCGGAACGAACCCAGGAACCGAATATCGGAATTCTGGCCGAAGTGCTGACCGATCAACTGGTTGACTTGATGCCGGAGCTTGCCGACATCAACGCTTGGAATAATGTAGGCCAGCGTCGTTCGTTGAACGATCTGGGCCAGATCGCCGAACGACGCATTTCGTGCGATTCCATCGTCGGAGCGATGCGAGACTAA